A single window of Candidatus Binatia bacterium DNA harbors:
- a CDS encoding serine hydrolase codes for MKKFLGTTVLIVIAAIAIGGIFFRERFERIYMVATLFSGAEQYQNFHRTREFYPTSEMLPADAPYVFPTGIGLQLPASFPYRGKSISVDDFLSETDTAALLVLHEGEIQFEEYWLTGGPETPWLSMSVAKSFISALVGIAVHEGKIQSIEDPITRYVPELKASAYDGVRIKDILQMSSGARWNEDYSDPNSDINRFAKIFAWGGSTDEFTKSLEPENEPGTVARYNSADTQALGMLLVRATGQPITDYMSEKIWLPMGAESSGYWLLDNENMEMAFAGLNATARDYAKLGEIYRLGGQFNGTQIVPADWTRASVTPDAPHLQPAEGNTMFGLGYGHQWWVPAGTEGEFSAIGVYNQFIFVNPLRKTVIVKLSANSDYGETASEESYREHETIALFRAITKSISD; via the coding sequence ATGAAGAAATTCCTCGGGACGACCGTCCTTATCGTAATCGCAGCCATCGCTATCGGTGGCATTTTCTTTCGGGAGCGGTTCGAGCGCATCTACATGGTCGCGACTCTTTTCAGTGGCGCTGAACAATATCAAAATTTCCATCGCACCAGAGAGTTTTATCCCACATCGGAAATGCTGCCGGCGGACGCACCCTACGTCTTCCCGACCGGCATAGGCCTCCAGCTTCCGGCGAGCTTTCCCTATCGGGGCAAGTCGATTTCCGTCGATGATTTTTTAAGCGAAACTGATACCGCGGCTTTGCTGGTTCTGCACGAGGGAGAAATCCAATTCGAGGAGTACTGGCTTACCGGCGGCCCCGAGACGCCGTGGCTCTCCATGTCGGTTGCCAAGAGTTTCATCTCCGCACTGGTCGGCATCGCCGTGCATGAAGGGAAAATTCAAAGCATCGAGGATCCCATCACCCGCTACGTGCCCGAGCTCAAGGCTTCGGCCTATGATGGGGTCCGGATTAAAGACATCCTGCAGATGTCTTCGGGTGCCCGTTGGAACGAAGACTACAGCGATCCGAATTCGGATATCAATCGCTTCGCGAAGATCTTTGCCTGGGGGGGATCCACGGATGAATTCACCAAGTCACTCGAGCCGGAAAACGAACCCGGCACCGTCGCTCGGTACAATTCCGCAGACACGCAGGCGCTGGGCATGCTTCTCGTCCGAGCGACCGGACAGCCCATCACCGATTATATGTCGGAGAAAATCTGGTTACCGATGGGGGCTGAGTCTTCGGGCTACTGGCTTCTGGACAACGAGAACATGGAAATGGCTTTCGCCGGACTCAATGCAACCGCGCGTGATTATGCGAAACTCGGAGAGATTTACCGGCTTGGCGGCCAGTTCAATGGCACGCAGATCGTCCCCGCCGACTGGACCCGCGCTTCGGTCACGCCAGATGCCCCACATCTGCAACCGGCCGAGGGAAATACCATGTTCGGTCTTGGCTACGGCCACCAGTGGTGGGTGCCGGCCGGCACGGAAGGCGAATTCTCAGCAATCGGTGTCTATAACCAGTTCATCTTCGTCAACCCGCTCAGGAAAACCGTGATCGTGAAACTATCCGCGAACAGTGACTACGGAGAGACTGCCAGCGAGGAGAGCTACCGGGAGCATGAGACCATCGCCCTATTCCGAGCGATCACCAAATCCATCAGCGATTGA